Proteins from one Suncus etruscus isolate mSunEtr1 chromosome 3, mSunEtr1.pri.cur, whole genome shotgun sequence genomic window:
- the LYSET gene encoding lysosomal enzyme trafficking factor isoform X1, whose translation MPKPPDYSELSDSLTLPVATGRFSGPLHRAWRMMNFRQRMGWIGVGLYLLVSAAAFYYVFEINETYNRLALEHIQQHPAEPREGATWTHSLKVRLLSLPFWLWTVIFLIPYLQMFLFLYSCTRADPKTVGYCIIPICLAVICNRHQAFVKASNQISRLQLIDT comes from the exons ATGCCCAAGCCACCCGATTATTCAGAACTGAGTGACTCTTTAACGCTTCCCGTGGCAACAGGAAGATTTTCAGGACCCTT GCACAGAGCATGGAGAATGATGAACTTCCGCCAGCGGATGGGATGGATTGGAGTGGGACTCTATCTGTTAGTGAGTGCGGCGGCCTTTTACTACGTGTTTGAGATCAATGAGACTTACAACAGGCTGGCCTTGGAGCACATTCAGCAGCACCCGGCAGAGCCCCGGGAAGGAGCCACTTGGACACACTCCTTGAAAGTGCGGCTTCTCTCCCTGCCCTTCTGGTTGTGGACAGTTATTTTCCTGATTCCCTACTTACAGATGTTTTTATTCCTGTACTCTTGTACCAGAGCTGACCCTAAGACGGTCGGCTACTGCATTATTCCTATTTGCCTGGCAGTCATTTGCAATCGCCACCAGGCATTTGTCAAGGCTTCCAATCAGATCAGCAGACTACAACTGATTGACACGTAA
- the LYSET gene encoding lysosomal enzyme trafficking factor isoform X2, with amino-acid sequence MMNFRQRMGWIGVGLYLLVSAAAFYYVFEINETYNRLALEHIQQHPAEPREGATWTHSLKVRLLSLPFWLWTVIFLIPYLQMFLFLYSCTRADPKTVGYCIIPICLAVICNRHQAFVKASNQISRLQLIDT; translated from the coding sequence ATGATGAACTTCCGCCAGCGGATGGGATGGATTGGAGTGGGACTCTATCTGTTAGTGAGTGCGGCGGCCTTTTACTACGTGTTTGAGATCAATGAGACTTACAACAGGCTGGCCTTGGAGCACATTCAGCAGCACCCGGCAGAGCCCCGGGAAGGAGCCACTTGGACACACTCCTTGAAAGTGCGGCTTCTCTCCCTGCCCTTCTGGTTGTGGACAGTTATTTTCCTGATTCCCTACTTACAGATGTTTTTATTCCTGTACTCTTGTACCAGAGCTGACCCTAAGACGGTCGGCTACTGCATTATTCCTATTTGCCTGGCAGTCATTTGCAATCGCCACCAGGCATTTGTCAAGGCTTCCAATCAGATCAGCAGACTACAACTGATTGACACGTAA